One part of the Alistipes onderdonkii genome encodes these proteins:
- a CDS encoding MATE family efflux transporter, with amino-acid sequence MSATIKGAATELGTERIRKLLMQYAVPAIIAMTASSLYNMVDSIFIGHGVGPLAISGLALTFPLMNLAAAFGSLVGVGAATLVSMRLGQRDYGTAQNILGNVVVLNLIIGLAFGITTLLLLDPILYFFGASEATIGYARDYMSIILMGNVITHMYLGLNSVLRASGHPRKSMYATIYTVVINAALDPLFIYGFGWGIRGAAIATVLAQVIALIWQFHILSDKSELLHFRRGIYRLRRKIVRDILAIGMSPFLMNLAACFIVILINKGLKQYGGDLMIGAYGIVNRLAFFFVMIVMGINQGMQPIAGYNFGARQYDRVLRVLRLTIIGATCVTGAGFLMGELAPRLAVSAFTNDPELIRLAVEGMRIVFICFPIIGFQMVATNFFMSIGMAGKAIFLSLSRQLLFLMPGLIFLPHIFDVHTRWDGSWGVWCAMPLSDLMASAVAFFMLVYQLRKFRAQMDAARSTNLQ; translated from the coding sequence ATGTCTGCAACGATAAAAGGGGCGGCGACGGAGCTCGGGACGGAGCGTATCCGCAAGCTGCTCATGCAATATGCCGTGCCGGCGATCATCGCCATGACGGCTTCTTCGCTCTACAACATGGTCGACAGTATTTTCATCGGCCACGGGGTAGGGCCGTTGGCCATTTCGGGCCTTGCGCTGACCTTCCCGCTGATGAACCTCGCCGCGGCTTTCGGTTCGCTGGTGGGTGTGGGTGCTGCGACGCTGGTGTCCATGCGCCTCGGGCAGCGCGATTACGGGACGGCGCAGAACATCCTGGGGAACGTCGTGGTGCTGAACCTCATCATCGGCCTGGCATTCGGTATCACAACGCTGCTGCTGCTCGACCCGATTCTCTACTTCTTCGGGGCGAGCGAAGCGACGATCGGCTATGCCCGCGACTACATGTCGATCATTCTCATGGGGAACGTCATCACGCACATGTATCTGGGCCTGAACTCCGTGCTGCGGGCTTCGGGGCATCCGCGCAAGTCGATGTACGCCACCATCTATACGGTGGTCATCAACGCGGCGCTCGACCCGCTGTTCATCTACGGCTTCGGGTGGGGTATCCGCGGCGCGGCCATCGCCACGGTGCTGGCGCAGGTCATCGCGCTCATCTGGCAGTTCCACATCCTTTCGGACAAGAGCGAACTGCTCCATTTCCGGCGCGGCATCTACCGCCTGCGCCGGAAGATCGTGCGCGACATCCTGGCCATCGGCATGTCGCCGTTCCTGATGAACCTGGCGGCGTGTTTCATTGTCATCCTGATAAACAAGGGGCTCAAGCAATACGGCGGCGACCTGATGATCGGGGCCTACGGCATCGTCAACCGCCTGGCATTCTTCTTCGTGATGATCGTCATGGGCATCAACCAGGGGATGCAGCCCATTGCGGGTTATAACTTCGGTGCGCGGCAGTACGACCGTGTGCTGCGCGTGCTGCGGCTGACGATCATCGGTGCCACGTGCGTCACGGGCGCCGGGTTCCTGATGGGCGAGCTGGCGCCCCGGCTGGCGGTGTCGGCCTTTACGAACGATCCCGAGCTGATCCGCCTGGCGGTCGAGGGAATGCGCATTGTTTTCATCTGTTTCCCGATCATCGGGTTCCAGATGGTGGCTACCAACTTCTTCATGAGCATCGGCATGGCCGGCAAGGCGATCTTCCTGTCGCTTTCGCGCCAGCTGCTGTTCCTGATGCCGGGACTGATTTTCCTGCCCCATATTTTCGATGTCCATACCCGCTGGGACGGCAGTTGGGGCGTGTGGTGCGCGATGCCGCTGTCTGACCTGATGGCGTCGGCCGTAGCCTTCTTCATGCTGGTATACCAGTTGCGAAAATTCCGGGCGCAGATGGATGCGGCCCGTTCAACGAACCTCCAATAA
- the prfB gene encoding peptide chain release factor 2, translating into MILADQIKELEQRREALERCLGIDQKRIDLRNEEEKTQEPDFWDAPDKAREQLRKVAAIKAWVDDYDAVAKDVEDLGLMPDFVKEGVMSEAEMDDHYAQTLERIETLEMRNMLRREEDKLGAIMDINAGAGGTEALDWASMLLRMYTRWGEAHGYKVKVLDYQAGDEVGVKSCTLEFEGEYAYGYLKSENGVHRMVRLSPFNANNKRQTTFASVFVSPAVDDTIEVTVNPSDIEWDTFRSSGAGGQNVNKVETAVRLRYHGKDADTGEPVEFLIENMETRSQLMNRENAMRILRSKLYQRELDKRMATQQALEASKKKIEWGSQIRSYVFDDRRVKDHRTGVQTSAVEAVMDGDLDAFIKAYLMEYGAEA; encoded by the coding sequence ATGATACTTGCAGATCAGATAAAGGAGTTGGAGCAGCGCCGCGAGGCTTTGGAACGATGTCTGGGCATCGACCAGAAACGCATCGACCTGCGCAACGAGGAGGAAAAGACCCAGGAACCCGATTTCTGGGACGCGCCCGACAAGGCGCGCGAGCAGTTGCGCAAGGTCGCCGCCATCAAGGCGTGGGTCGACGACTACGATGCCGTGGCCAAGGATGTCGAAGACCTGGGGCTGATGCCCGATTTCGTGAAGGAAGGGGTCATGAGCGAGGCGGAGATGGACGACCATTACGCACAGACGCTCGAGCGTATCGAGACGCTCGAAATGCGCAACATGCTGCGCCGCGAAGAGGACAAGCTGGGGGCGATCATGGACATCAACGCCGGAGCCGGGGGTACCGAGGCGCTCGATTGGGCGTCGATGCTCCTGCGCATGTATACCCGCTGGGGCGAGGCGCACGGCTACAAGGTCAAGGTGCTCGACTACCAGGCCGGCGACGAGGTGGGCGTGAAATCCTGTACGCTGGAGTTCGAGGGGGAGTATGCCTACGGGTACCTCAAGAGCGAAAACGGCGTGCACCGCATGGTGCGCCTTTCGCCTTTCAATGCCAATAACAAACGCCAGACGACTTTCGCCTCGGTGTTCGTGTCGCCTGCCGTGGACGATACGATCGAGGTTACGGTCAATCCGTCGGACATCGAGTGGGACACGTTCCGTTCGAGCGGCGCCGGGGGGCAGAATGTCAACAAGGTCGAGACGGCCGTGCGCCTGCGCTACCACGGCAAGGACGCCGATACGGGCGAGCCGGTGGAGTTCCTGATCGAGAATATGGAAACCCGTTCGCAGCTGATGAACCGCGAGAATGCCATGCGCATCCTCCGTTCGAAGCTCTACCAGCGGGAACTGGATAAACGCATGGCCACGCAGCAGGCGCTCGAGGCTTCGAAGAAGAAGATCGAGTGGGGATCGCAGATCCGCTCCTATGTCTTTGACGACCGGCGTGTGAAAGACCATCGCACGGGCGTGCAGACCTCGGCTGTCGAGGCGGTGATGGACGGCGACCTGGATGCCTTCATCAAGGCCTACCTGATGGAATACGGCGCCGAGGCGTAG
- a CDS encoding AAA family ATPase, whose protein sequence is MEDKFVINIGRQLGSGGKAVGEAVARRLGIGVYDKQLINLAAEQSGLCPEVFERVDEKESRNLFSTLVAYLRSPFVGSEYAGSNVLSNDALFKIQSDVIRDIAARESCVFVGRCADYILRDHPRAVNVFVAADRADRCERLCRQCGITPGEAEARMDREDARRAAYYNYYSSGTWGMASTYHLCVDSSVLGIDGTVDFVLEFVERKLGVKPGAI, encoded by the coding sequence ATGGAAGATAAATTCGTCATCAACATCGGTCGCCAGCTGGGCAGCGGCGGCAAAGCCGTCGGCGAGGCCGTGGCACGCAGGCTCGGGATCGGGGTCTATGACAAACAGCTCATCAACCTGGCCGCCGAGCAGAGCGGCCTGTGTCCCGAAGTGTTCGAACGGGTCGACGAAAAGGAGTCGCGCAACCTCTTTTCGACGCTCGTCGCCTACCTGCGCTCGCCGTTCGTCGGGAGCGAATATGCCGGGAGCAACGTGCTCAGCAACGACGCCCTGTTCAAGATCCAGAGCGACGTGATCCGCGACATCGCCGCGCGCGAGTCGTGTGTTTTCGTCGGCCGCTGTGCCGACTACATCCTGCGCGACCATCCGCGGGCGGTGAATGTCTTTGTCGCGGCCGACCGTGCCGACCGTTGCGAGCGGCTCTGCCGCCAGTGCGGCATTACGCCCGGGGAGGCCGAGGCCCGGATGGATAGGGAGGATGCGCGGCGCGCGGCGTACTACAACTATTACAGCAGCGGTACGTGGGGCATGGCTTCGACCTACCACCTCTGCGTCGATTCGTCCGTGCTGGGGATCGACGGCACGGTGGATTTCGTGCTGGAGTTCGTGGAGCGCAAACTGGGGGTGAAACCCGGGGCGATTTAA
- a CDS encoding exo-beta-N-acetylmuramidase NamZ domain-containing protein, which translates to MKKFVISLLSVIFLCAAATAQVLVGMTDTTAYFPQLEGRRVAVLANHTAVARFGDGVPGAAADTAVRLPGTASDGTIHLVDLLHGRGFDVTGIFSPEHGFRGTADAGEHVASSVDAATGIPIRSLYDGNTKRPSDGAMRSFDVLVVDMQDVGLRFYTYYITMLRMMDACAESGRSVIVLDRPNPNGHHVDGPVLDMKYKSGVGALPIPVLHGLTMGEIARMAVGEGWAASCDLQVVRCRNYTHDTPYELPVAPSPNLPTQRAVYLYPSVCLFEGTVVSLGRGTDKPFEVYGHPDMTGCLFSFTPRPTAGAKHPPLEGRLCHGVDLSRMPLGEARAEGLTLKYVIEACRNLGLGDKFFTPMFEKLIGVGYVREMILAGASEAEIRARWADDVRRFRKLRGRYLLYE; encoded by the coding sequence ATGAAGAAATTTGTCATCTCCCTGTTGTCCGTTATCTTCCTTTGCGCTGCGGCCACGGCGCAGGTATTGGTCGGTATGACCGACACGACGGCTTATTTCCCGCAGCTGGAAGGGCGGCGCGTGGCGGTGCTGGCCAACCATACGGCCGTCGCGCGGTTCGGCGACGGCGTGCCGGGAGCTGCGGCGGACACTGCGGTTCGGTTGCCGGGGACGGCGTCCGACGGGACGATACACCTGGTCGACCTGCTGCACGGTCGGGGCTTCGACGTGACCGGCATTTTCTCCCCCGAGCACGGGTTTCGCGGTACGGCCGACGCGGGCGAGCATGTCGCAAGTTCGGTGGATGCTGCGACCGGGATCCCGATCCGCTCGCTCTACGACGGGAATACGAAGCGCCCTTCGGACGGAGCCATGCGGTCGTTCGACGTACTGGTGGTCGACATGCAGGACGTGGGTCTGCGGTTCTATACCTACTATATCACGATGCTCCGTATGATGGACGCCTGTGCCGAATCCGGCCGCAGCGTCATCGTGCTCGACCGTCCCAACCCCAACGGGCACCACGTCGACGGCCCCGTGCTGGACATGAAATACAAATCGGGCGTCGGGGCGTTGCCGATCCCCGTGCTGCATGGCCTGACGATGGGCGAAATCGCCCGGATGGCCGTCGGCGAAGGCTGGGCCGCAAGCTGCGACCTGCAAGTCGTGCGTTGCCGCAATTATACGCACGACACTCCGTACGAGTTGCCCGTCGCCCCGTCGCCCAACCTGCCGACGCAACGGGCCGTCTACCTCTATCCTTCGGTGTGCCTCTTCGAAGGTACGGTCGTGAGCCTCGGGCGCGGTACGGATAAACCGTTCGAGGTTTACGGACATCCCGACATGACCGGCTGCCTGTTTTCGTTTACGCCCCGCCCGACTGCGGGAGCCAAACATCCGCCGCTCGAAGGCAGGCTCTGCCACGGCGTCGATTTGAGCCGGATGCCGCTCGGCGAAGCCCGGGCGGAGGGCCTGACCCTGAAGTATGTGATCGAAGCCTGCCGCAACCTGGGGCTGGGCGATAAGTTTTTTACGCCGATGTTCGAAAAGCTCATCGGCGTGGGGTATGTCCGTGAAATGATCCTTGCCGGAGCTTCAGAGGCCGAAATCCGAGCCCG